Proteins co-encoded in one Listeria ivanovii subsp. ivanovii genomic window:
- a CDS encoding threonine/serine exporter family protein, protein MDLVWTIIIQLVLSYVATVTFAIITNVPKRALNACGITGTFGWMAYWTLMQMDSGTGASSLAGAFVVAVLIHFFAKYKKMPITIFNVPGIVPLVPGGLAYQAVRNFVLGNYTEAIGFSVQVTVVAGAIAAGLMLSEVFNHSIRTFRERKERI, encoded by the coding sequence ATGGATTTAGTATGGACGATAATCATTCAATTAGTACTGAGTTATGTGGCGACGGTTACCTTTGCCATTATCACCAATGTACCCAAAAGAGCGCTTAATGCTTGTGGTATTACTGGTACATTCGGTTGGATGGCTTACTGGACTTTGATGCAAATGGATTCCGGAACAGGGGCTTCTTCGTTAGCTGGAGCTTTTGTTGTTGCTGTTCTTATCCATTTTTTTGCCAAATATAAAAAAATGCCGATTACGATTTTTAATGTTCCGGGAATTGTACCGCTTGTTCCTGGGGGGCTTGCATACCAAGCAGTGCGTAATTTCGTGTTAGGCAACTATACGGAGGCAATTGGCTTTTCTGTTCAAGTAACAGTGGTTGCAGGAGCTATCGCAGCGGGACTCATGCTTTCAGAAGTCTTCAATCACAGTATTCGCACATTTAGAGAACGAAAAGAACGAATTTAA
- a CDS encoding threonine/serine exporter family protein, with product MKNETTDYLLETCLMAGKIMMESGAEMYRVEDTMNRIANIASNKKGISFVTPTGIFMSLEGERNVQLQQIPTRTINLEKVSLVNELSRDFAEKRITLKDLHTKLTHLDKDVRHFPLWLQIFAASLVSGSLMIIFGGSWFDFIPTCLIGAIGFIIFYYTQIFMKVKFLAEFLASLTVGLLAVFTISIGLGINLDKMIIGGVMPLVPGVPITNAVRDLIAGHLLSGMARGTEALLTSCAIGIGIAVVFRFFL from the coding sequence TTGAAAAACGAAACAACGGACTATTTGCTAGAAACGTGCTTAATGGCAGGCAAAATTATGATGGAAAGTGGTGCAGAAATGTACCGGGTGGAAGATACAATGAACCGGATTGCCAACATTGCTAGTAACAAAAAAGGCATTAGCTTTGTGACACCAACGGGTATTTTTATGTCACTTGAAGGCGAACGCAATGTACAGTTACAGCAAATTCCAACTAGAACAATTAATTTAGAAAAAGTTTCCTTAGTTAATGAACTATCGCGCGATTTTGCTGAAAAAAGAATCACTTTAAAGGATTTACATACAAAACTTACACATTTAGATAAGGATGTTCGCCATTTTCCACTTTGGTTGCAAATTTTTGCTGCCTCACTAGTTAGTGGCTCATTAATGATTATTTTTGGAGGAAGTTGGTTTGATTTTATTCCTACTTGCTTAATTGGAGCGATTGGTTTTATCATTTTCTATTACACGCAAATTTTTATGAAAGTAAAATTTCTGGCTGAATTTTTAGCTTCTTTAACAGTTGGCTTATTAGCTGTATTTACTATTTCTATCGGATTAGGTATTAATTTGGATAAGATGATTATCGGTGGAGTGATGCCACTTGTTCCAGGTGTTCCAATTACCAATGCTGTTCGGGATTTAATCGCGGGGCATTTACTTAGCGGAATGGCACGTGGAACAGAAGCGCTTCTTACTTCTTGTGCAATCGGAATTGGAATAGCGGTTGTCTTCCGCTTTTTCTTATAA
- a CDS encoding YdbC family protein, with translation MANIEYEIIEEVGVLSENARGWRKELNRVSWNGRPAKYDIRDWAEDHEKMGKGITLTDEEAEVLKKLL, from the coding sequence TTGGCTAATATTGAATACGAAATTATCGAAGAAGTTGGTGTATTATCCGAAAACGCGCGTGGCTGGCGAAAAGAGCTAAATCGGGTAAGTTGGAACGGTCGTCCTGCTAAATACGATATTCGCGACTGGGCAGAAGACCATGAAAAAATGGGAAAAGGGATTACACTAACTGATGAAGAAGCAGAAGTTTTAAAAAAACTGTTGTAA
- a CDS encoding alpha/beta hydrolase encodes MYAYDIYEPIGRKAGETFPVIFGIHGFGGDELDMAGRLELLMDRFVVVSLRGDIEYGPSFGFYHMVLEGDPSVHEIDFTSQRVAEFIDDVCKNYDSIDKNQIFLAGFDQGAILTTAIMQSYGGQYKAAAILSGRWVTFLEERPNNLMLKNKRIFIGHGLEDAVVRVEEADKIAAFFEKMGCNVEKHRYFIGHNINEAEEDDLNNWFESFLPNQSAKSKI; translated from the coding sequence ATGTATGCGTATGATATTTATGAACCAATTGGAAGAAAAGCAGGCGAAACATTCCCAGTAATATTTGGAATTCATGGCTTTGGTGGCGATGAGCTTGATATGGCTGGACGTCTGGAATTACTGATGGACCGGTTTGTGGTTGTTTCACTGCGTGGAGATATTGAATATGGACCTAGTTTTGGGTTTTATCATATGGTTCTTGAAGGGGATCCGAGTGTACATGAGATAGATTTTACAAGCCAGCGTGTGGCAGAATTTATTGATGATGTTTGTAAAAACTACGATTCGATTGATAAAAATCAGATTTTCCTAGCGGGCTTTGATCAGGGCGCCATTTTAACTACAGCAATTATGCAAAGTTATGGTGGCCAGTACAAGGCTGCAGCAATTTTAAGCGGTCGTTGGGTAACATTTTTAGAAGAAAGACCTAATAACTTAATGTTGAAAAATAAGCGAATATTTATTGGACATGGTTTAGAAGATGCAGTTGTCCGAGTAGAAGAAGCAGATAAAATCGCCGCTTTCTTTGAAAAAATGGGCTGTAACGTTGAGAAGCATCGCTATTTTATTGGTCACAATATCAATGAAGCAGAAGAAGATGATTTGAATAACTGGTTCGAAAGTTTCCTTCCAAATCAATCAGCTAAAAGCAAGATATAA
- a CDS encoding class I SAM-dependent rRNA methyltransferase, which yields MKNSIKVKIFPKFTKGYKEGYPLILKERMEKWPKDLEEGDTLELIDASGKFVARGYHGKQNKGDGWLFTWDKKEQLDETFLTELITTAKDKRQFLFADDSTTAFRIFNGEGDGFGGFTADYYDGFLVIQWYSIGVYSFQKMILDIFMSLPEIKGVYEKRRFQEDTKDDFVAGQKAIFPLIIKENGINYATYLDDGWMTGIFLDQRDVRRRISEDYSISKNVLNTFSYTGAFSVAALFGGAKKTTSVDVAGRSLSKTKEQLEVNGLDPATQSIIVEDVFHYFKYALRKQLTFDLVIVDPPSFARTKKVTFRAAKDYPALLRDIISITATGGTIIASTNYAGFGMKAFKKMVAEAFESSERTYKITETHSLPADFTVNKNFPEGNYLKVLFLTLDI from the coding sequence ATGAAAAACTCCATTAAAGTAAAAATATTTCCCAAATTCACTAAAGGCTATAAAGAAGGTTACCCCTTGATTCTTAAAGAACGCATGGAAAAATGGCCAAAAGACCTTGAAGAAGGCGATACATTAGAACTAATCGACGCATCCGGCAAATTTGTAGCCCGCGGTTATCACGGAAAACAAAACAAAGGTGATGGCTGGCTTTTTACTTGGGACAAAAAAGAACAACTTGATGAAACTTTTTTAACAGAATTAATTACTACTGCCAAAGACAAAAGACAGTTTCTATTTGCGGATGATTCTACTACTGCTTTTCGAATTTTCAATGGAGAAGGCGATGGCTTTGGTGGTTTTACCGCAGACTATTATGATGGCTTTCTTGTCATTCAGTGGTACAGTATCGGCGTTTATTCTTTCCAGAAAATGATTTTGGATATTTTTATGTCACTCCCAGAAATCAAAGGCGTCTACGAAAAAAGACGTTTCCAAGAAGATACAAAAGATGATTTTGTCGCTGGCCAAAAAGCCATTTTCCCATTAATTATTAAGGAAAATGGTATTAATTACGCAACTTATTTAGATGATGGTTGGATGACTGGTATTTTTCTGGATCAGCGGGATGTTAGACGACGCATTAGCGAAGATTACTCCATCTCAAAAAATGTTTTAAACACCTTCTCTTATACTGGCGCGTTTTCTGTGGCTGCTTTGTTTGGTGGTGCTAAGAAAACAACAAGTGTCGATGTAGCTGGTCGTTCTCTTAGCAAAACAAAAGAACAACTCGAAGTGAACGGGCTTGATCCTGCGACACAAAGCATCATTGTAGAAGATGTATTTCATTATTTTAAATATGCTTTACGTAAACAACTCACTTTTGATTTAGTGATTGTTGATCCACCTAGCTTCGCCCGTACGAAAAAAGTTACCTTCCGAGCGGCAAAAGACTATCCAGCTTTACTTCGTGATATTATTAGTATCACAGCCACTGGTGGTACGATTATCGCTTCCACGAACTATGCCGGCTTTGGGATGAAAGCTTTCAAAAAAATGGTAGCAGAAGCTTTCGAATCGAGCGAACGAACATATAAAATTACAGAGACGCATTCGCTTCCTGCTGACTTTACTGTAAATAAAAATTTTCCTGAGGGGAATTATTTAAAAGTATTATTTTTAACTCTGGATATATAA
- a CDS encoding invasion associated endopeptidase, producing MKKATIAATAGIAVTAFAAPTIASASTVVVEAGDTLWGIAQDKGTTVDALKKANNLTSDKIVPGQKLQITEVASEKTEKSVTATWLNVRSGAGVDNSIVTSLKGGTKVTVESTEANGWNKISYGEGKTGYVNGKYLGTTVTSAPAPEVKEETTTQAQAAPAAETKPEVKQSTPATVLPKAETKTETPAVDTTASTYTVKSGDTIWALSSKYGTSVQNIMSWNNLSSSSIYVGQVLAVKQEAAKTASPKAEVKTEAPTAEKQVSAPVVKENTQTTTAKKEVTPQKQTNTQAPAQAAKPAPAPAPTVNTNASSYTVKSGDTLSKIATTFGTTVSKIKALNGLNSDNLQVGQVLKVKGTVPTANTNSNSNATAPTTNTNNNTSNTSTSTPSKNTNTNSNASQGSSSSASASSLIAEAQKHLGKAYSWGGNGPTTFDCSGFTKYVFAKSGVTLPRTSGAQYASSTKISESQAKPGDLVFFDYGNGIAHVGIYVGNGQMINAQDNGVKYDNIHGSGWGQFLVGFGRV from the coding sequence ATGAAAAAAGCAACTATCGCGGCTACAGCTGGGATTGCGGTCACAGCATTTGCTGCACCAACTATCGCATCCGCAAGCACTGTAGTAGTTGAAGCTGGAGATACTCTTTGGGGTATTGCTCAAGATAAGGGGACAACTGTTGACGCACTTAAAAAAGCGAACAATCTAACATCTGATAAAATCGTACCTGGTCAAAAATTACAAATAACTGAGGTAGCAAGCGAAAAAACAGAGAAATCTGTTACTGCTACTTGGTTGAATGTACGTTCTGGCGCTGGAGTTGATAACAGTATCGTCACTTCTTTAAAAGGTGGCACGAAAGTAACTGTTGAATCTACGGAAGCAAATGGCTGGAACAAAATTTCATATGGCGAAGGAAAAACTGGTTATGTTAATGGCAAATACTTAGGTACTACTGTAACAAGTGCCCCTGCACCAGAAGTAAAAGAAGAAACAACTACTCAAGCGCAAGCGGCACCTGCTGCTGAAACGAAACCAGAAGTAAAACAATCTACACCAGCAACTGTTCTTCCTAAAGCGGAAACAAAAACAGAAACTCCTGCTGTAGATACAACTGCTTCAACATACACTGTTAAAAGTGGTGACACAATTTGGGCATTATCCAGTAAATATGGCACTTCTGTTCAAAACATAATGTCATGGAATAATTTATCTTCTTCTTCTATTTATGTAGGACAAGTTCTTGCTGTTAAACAGGAAGCTGCTAAAACTGCTTCACCAAAAGCGGAAGTGAAAACGGAAGCTCCAACAGCTGAAAAACAAGTATCTGCTCCAGTAGTAAAAGAAAATACTCAAACTACAACAGCGAAAAAAGAAGTTACACCTCAAAAACAAACAAATACACAAGCACCGGCACAAGCTGCAAAACCAGCCCCTGCCCCTGCTCCAACTGTTAACACTAACGCTTCTTCTTACACAGTAAAAAGCGGCGACACTTTAAGCAAAATTGCTACAACATTTGGAACTACAGTTTCCAAAATTAAAGCACTTAATGGCTTAAATAGTGATAACCTTCAAGTTGGACAAGTGTTAAAAGTAAAAGGTACAGTACCAACTGCTAATACAAACAGTAATAGCAATGCTACTGCTCCAACAACGAACACAAATAATAATACTTCAAATACAAGTACAAGTACACCTTCTAAAAACACCAATACAAACTCTAATGCTAGCCAAGGTTCTAGCAGCAGCGCAAGCGCAAGTTCTCTTATCGCTGAAGCTCAAAAACATCTTGGAAAAGCTTATTCATGGGGTGGTAACGGGCCAACTACATTCGATTGCTCCGGTTTCACTAAATATGTATTTGCTAAATCCGGCGTTACATTACCACGTACTTCCGGTGCTCAATATGCTAGCTCAACAAAAATCTCTGAATCGCAAGCAAAACCTGGTGATTTAGTATTCTTTGATTATGGTAACGGAATTGCTCACGTTGGGATTTATGTTGGTAATGGTCAAATGATTAACGCACAAGACAACGGTGTTAAATACGATAATATTCACGGTTCAGGATGGGGTCAATTCCTTGTTGGATTCGGTCGCGTATAA
- the secA2 gene encoding accessory Sec system translocase SecA2, protein MKQNFDDRKIVKQYREIARQIVKKEGLYKNMDQDELCEQTNYWRKKFQTKPMTDRDKINIFALAREAASRIIGLDAVVVQLIGALVLGDGKVAEMKTGEGKTLMSLFVMFIEVIRGNKVHLVTANEYLARRDREEIGQVLEYLGISVSLNESGLDKAQKKAIYTADVIYGTASEFGFDYLRDNMVRQMEDKVQSGLDFVLIDEADSILIDEARTPLLISDRKEEDLSLYLTANKLVKTMMKDDYEIEEHKRFVWLNDAGIEKAQKFWGVESLYSTEAQSVLRITMLLMRAHFLMHKDKDYVVLDDEVLIIDPHTGRALPGRRFNDGLHQAIEAKEGVEVKEESRTLATITIQNYFRMYKKISGMTGTAKTEEEEFRQIYNMDVVVIPTNLRINREDVPDDIFYTKKEKGRAIVYEVSWRYEKGQPTLIGTSSIKSNEWISGLLDAAGIPHQVLNAKNHAQEAEIIAKAGKRGMVTLATNMAGRGTDIKLDPDVHKLGGLAVIGTERHESRRIDLQLMGRSGRRGDPGFSKFMISLEDDLLEQFESKSWEKLSAKLKRKAPRDGKPVNSSKIHAVVVNAQKRLEGANYDIRKDLLSYDEVIDLQRKMVYKERDQLLERNKLGVSSEKILREVAEYAFIHTETDPEKMEKYYARQKEFLGGTKFPISFDEVSLMEPTEVVEKIVAWHKKERDKFPVETINAIEKEVYLNLMDQMWVVHLDAMVQLREGIHLRAYGQQDPLVMYQKEGAQLFEKFQADYHFYFAHALLELDPEGLVQG, encoded by the coding sequence ATGAAACAGAACTTTGATGATCGAAAAATTGTAAAACAGTATCGTGAAATTGCTCGCCAGATTGTAAAAAAAGAAGGCTTATATAAAAATATGGACCAAGATGAACTTTGCGAACAAACAAATTATTGGCGCAAAAAGTTCCAAACAAAACCGATGACAGATCGAGATAAAATTAATATTTTTGCTTTGGCACGAGAAGCAGCTAGCAGAATTATTGGGCTCGATGCGGTAGTTGTTCAATTAATTGGTGCACTTGTACTCGGTGATGGTAAAGTGGCAGAAATGAAAACCGGTGAGGGTAAAACATTGATGTCGTTATTTGTGATGTTTATAGAAGTAATACGTGGTAACAAAGTACATCTCGTTACAGCCAATGAATACTTAGCAAGACGTGACCGTGAAGAAATTGGACAAGTGCTAGAATATTTAGGTATTTCGGTTTCCCTAAATGAATCTGGACTAGATAAGGCACAGAAAAAAGCTATTTATACAGCAGATGTCATTTATGGAACAGCTTCTGAGTTTGGCTTTGATTATTTACGAGATAATATGGTGCGACAAATGGAAGATAAAGTACAAAGCGGATTAGATTTTGTATTGATAGACGAAGCTGACTCTATTTTAATAGATGAAGCTCGTACACCGCTGCTTATTTCAGACCGTAAAGAAGAAGATTTATCGCTTTACCTAACAGCCAATAAACTGGTGAAAACAATGATGAAAGATGATTACGAAATAGAAGAACATAAGCGTTTTGTTTGGCTCAATGATGCGGGGATAGAAAAAGCACAGAAGTTTTGGGGGGTAGAATCACTATACTCAACTGAAGCGCAATCCGTACTTCGGATTACCATGCTCTTAATGCGGGCTCACTTTTTAATGCATAAAGATAAGGACTATGTAGTACTTGATGATGAAGTGCTAATAATTGACCCACACACAGGGCGAGCCCTACCAGGACGCCGTTTTAATGATGGGCTTCACCAAGCAATTGAAGCAAAAGAAGGTGTCGAAGTGAAGGAAGAATCACGAACACTTGCGACCATTACGATTCAAAACTATTTCCGAATGTACAAGAAAATCTCTGGGATGACGGGGACAGCTAAAACCGAAGAAGAAGAGTTTAGACAAATCTATAACATGGATGTCGTTGTAATTCCAACTAATTTACGGATCAACCGGGAAGATGTACCAGATGATATTTTTTATACAAAGAAAGAAAAAGGACGAGCGATTGTATACGAAGTTTCCTGGCGTTATGAAAAAGGCCAACCGACATTAATCGGAACTTCTTCGATAAAAAGCAACGAGTGGATTAGTGGGTTACTTGATGCTGCTGGAATTCCACACCAAGTTTTAAATGCCAAAAACCACGCACAAGAAGCTGAAATTATTGCTAAAGCAGGAAAACGTGGCATGGTTACTTTGGCGACTAATATGGCTGGACGTGGAACCGATATAAAACTCGACCCAGATGTTCATAAACTTGGCGGATTAGCTGTTATTGGAACAGAACGCCATGAAAGTCGTCGGATTGATTTGCAGTTAATGGGGCGTTCTGGTCGACGTGGAGATCCAGGTTTTAGTAAGTTCATGATTTCATTGGAGGACGATTTACTAGAACAATTCGAAAGTAAAAGCTGGGAAAAATTATCTGCCAAACTAAAACGAAAAGCGCCACGTGATGGCAAACCAGTAAATTCAAGTAAAATCCATGCAGTGGTTGTTAATGCGCAGAAACGATTAGAAGGCGCCAATTATGACATTCGTAAAGACTTACTTTCCTATGATGAAGTAATCGATTTACAACGAAAAATGGTATACAAAGAACGAGATCAATTGCTAGAACGAAATAAACTGGGTGTATCTTCCGAGAAAATTCTTCGTGAAGTAGCCGAATATGCCTTTATCCATACTGAAACTGACCCAGAAAAAATGGAAAAATATTACGCCCGTCAAAAAGAATTTCTTGGTGGAACCAAATTCCCGATTTCCTTTGACGAAGTATCGCTGATGGAACCTACCGAAGTCGTAGAAAAAATTGTTGCTTGGCATAAAAAAGAGCGTGATAAATTCCCAGTAGAAACTATCAATGCTATCGAAAAAGAAGTTTATTTAAACTTAATGGACCAAATGTGGGTCGTGCACTTAGATGCGATGGTGCAACTTCGAGAAGGAATTCATTTACGTGCATATGGACAACAAGATCCGCTTGTCATGTATCAAAAGGAAGGCGCTCAGTTATTTGAGAAATTCCAAGCGGATTATCATTTTTATTTCGCTCATGCGCTACTTGAATTAGATCCGGAAGGCTTAGTCCAAGGTTGA
- a CDS encoding AI-2E family transporter, giving the protein MKGSLTKFKQFFIDNKFVLGLLIFLLVALDIYVLTKIAFIFDPLMVILKTVAPPIILAGISYYLFNPVIDWLEKKKWKRGWAIALLYVVIIGLIILLFSFVIPAVKDQIISLFKTFPGYWDQITQKFNEFSQSSLFDQLKDKLSTNMSDIMKTISEKGTSVLNGAITSIGSIVGTVTEVILAIVTTPLVLFYLLKDGKKLPDFLLKMLPVNGRAHTRQVLGEANHQISSYIRGQIIVSLCIGILLFIGYLIIGLPYALTLAIIAACTSIVPYLGPAIAITPAIIIAIVTSPWLLVKLIIVWCVVQLLEGKFISPQVMGKTLKVHPITILFVILVAGNLFGVLGVIFAVPGYAVLKVIVTHVFIWFKRVSGLYGEQPESEFVSSVSNKEE; this is encoded by the coding sequence GTGAAGGGGTCGTTAACAAAATTTAAGCAGTTTTTTATTGATAACAAATTTGTACTAGGGTTATTAATTTTTCTATTAGTTGCACTTGATATTTACGTTTTAACCAAGATAGCATTTATTTTTGATCCGCTAATGGTCATTCTCAAAACCGTCGCTCCGCCAATTATTCTAGCAGGGATTTCTTACTACTTATTTAATCCAGTAATTGACTGGTTGGAGAAGAAGAAATGGAAGCGCGGTTGGGCAATAGCTTTGTTATACGTAGTCATCATTGGTTTAATTATTCTATTATTTAGTTTTGTTATTCCAGCTGTAAAAGATCAAATTATTAGCCTATTTAAAACGTTTCCAGGGTACTGGGATCAAATCACACAAAAATTCAATGAGTTCAGCCAATCAAGTCTGTTTGACCAGCTGAAAGATAAATTAAGTACTAATATGAGTGATATTATGAAAACCATCTCTGAAAAAGGCACCTCCGTATTAAATGGTGCAATTACAAGCATCGGTAGCATTGTCGGAACGGTAACAGAAGTGATACTAGCGATAGTAACTACACCACTTGTTCTATTCTACTTATTAAAAGATGGCAAGAAATTACCTGACTTTTTACTGAAAATGTTGCCAGTTAATGGCCGTGCACATACACGTCAAGTTCTTGGTGAAGCAAACCATCAAATCAGTTCGTATATTCGTGGACAAATCATCGTTAGCTTATGTATTGGTATTCTTTTGTTTATCGGTTATCTAATTATTGGTTTACCTTATGCGCTGACGCTAGCGATCATTGCAGCATGTACTAGTATTGTTCCATATTTAGGACCAGCGATTGCGATTACACCAGCTATCATTATTGCGATTGTCACATCTCCTTGGTTACTAGTTAAATTAATCATTGTCTGGTGTGTTGTTCAATTACTTGAAGGTAAATTTATTTCTCCACAAGTAATGGGGAAAACATTAAAAGTGCACCCAATTACCATTTTATTTGTTATTTTAGTAGCCGGAAACTTGTTTGGCGTACTTGGGGTAATCTTTGCTGTACCAGGTTATGCAGTTCTTAAAGTAATCGTTACACATGTATTCATCTGGTTCAAACGAGTGTCAGGTTTATATGGCGAACAACCCGAAAGCGAATTTGTATCTTCAGTGTCAAATAAAGAAGAATAA